From the Priestia aryabhattai genome, one window contains:
- a CDS encoding helix-turn-helix domain-containing protein — MHSEEMMKKVGNELRKIRTQREFTLDELADRTGVSKLTLGKIERGETNPTLGVMWKITTGLNIPLTKLVSVEPSVAVSKCGEGFSLKGPDEAWKVEFIFQNQIDSTIEMYRAFLSPLATYCPEPHHKGLIEVATVMEGRIEMKIEEELYELKQFDSIKFEGSHVHSYKNLEERPAVLHLLLKYEE, encoded by the coding sequence ATGCATTCAGAAGAAATGATGAAAAAGGTAGGCAACGAGCTTAGAAAAATAAGAACACAGCGAGAATTCACACTCGATGAATTAGCAGATAGGACAGGAGTCAGCAAACTCACGTTAGGGAAAATTGAAAGAGGGGAGACTAATCCAACCCTAGGAGTAATGTGGAAAATAACAACAGGTTTAAATATCCCTTTAACTAAATTAGTGTCAGTAGAACCTTCAGTGGCTGTATCTAAGTGCGGAGAAGGTTTTTCTCTCAAAGGACCGGACGAAGCGTGGAAAGTAGAATTTATTTTTCAAAATCAAATAGATTCAACTATTGAAATGTACCGAGCCTTTCTTTCTCCTCTCGCTACATACTGTCCCGAACCTCATCATAAAGGATTAATTGAAGTAGCAACGGTAATGGAAGGAAGAATTGAAATGAAAATAGAAGAAGAGCTATACGAGCTAAAACAATTTGACTCTATAAAATTTGAAGGAAGTCATGTACACTCATACAAAAATCTTGAAGAACGTCCCGCTGTTCTGCATTTACTGCTAAAATATGAGGAGTAA
- a CDS encoding GAF domain-containing sensor histidine kinase: MEKDHISELKILKDIAEILNEGTNLHTMLHDALLKLLQITDLQTGWIFFIDENGKHEMVAAQHLPPALLNKTAQPMCNGSCWCVDRYMDGRLQKASNIMECKRLEDSVIHQWGDTHDITHHATVPLQAGDERFGLLNVAAPHKIHFEQRELDLLGSVALQIGTAIKRIKLTQSQQEVKLIEERNRLAKDLHDSVNQLLFSINVTAKAGSSLAKEVQLKETFSLIQETAQHAQVEMKALIWQLRPQGLENGIVSALKSYGQMLGLNVKEQIKGVSVLPAVIEEALWRVGQEAFNNCRKHAGTAEVHLNVNISKEQVIMKIQDSGNGFMYSASAELPTLGLKTMHERIKRLNGKLSVTSSIGNGTVVEVSIPLS, encoded by the coding sequence ATGGAAAAAGATCATATTTCAGAGCTCAAGATTTTAAAAGACATTGCCGAAATTTTAAATGAAGGCACTAATTTACATACAATGCTTCACGATGCTCTTTTAAAACTGCTGCAAATTACAGATTTACAAACAGGATGGATCTTTTTTATTGATGAAAATGGAAAACATGAGATGGTTGCTGCTCAGCATTTGCCGCCAGCTTTATTAAATAAAACCGCTCAGCCTATGTGTAACGGAAGCTGCTGGTGTGTTGATCGGTATATGGATGGCCGGCTTCAAAAAGCTTCTAATATTATGGAGTGTAAGAGACTTGAAGATTCTGTCATTCATCAATGGGGAGATACACACGACATTACCCATCACGCAACGGTTCCTTTACAAGCAGGGGATGAACGCTTTGGATTATTAAATGTAGCTGCTCCTCATAAAATTCATTTTGAACAGCGAGAACTTGATCTATTAGGATCCGTCGCTCTTCAAATTGGAACGGCTATCAAACGGATTAAGCTGACTCAATCTCAGCAGGAAGTAAAACTTATTGAAGAAAGAAACAGACTAGCAAAAGATCTTCACGATTCTGTTAATCAGCTGTTGTTTTCAATTAATGTGACAGCCAAAGCAGGAAGCAGCTTAGCAAAAGAGGTGCAGTTAAAAGAGACTTTTTCCTTAATCCAAGAAACAGCTCAACATGCTCAAGTGGAAATGAAAGCATTAATTTGGCAGCTTCGCCCTCAAGGGTTAGAAAACGGCATCGTCAGTGCGTTAAAAAGCTATGGTCAAATGCTAGGGCTTAACGTAAAAGAACAAATTAAAGGTGTGTCCGTTTTGCCTGCTGTGATTGAAGAGGCACTGTGGAGAGTCGGGCAAGAAGCTTTTAATAATTGCCGGAAGCATGCAGGTACAGCAGAGGTACATTTAAACGTAAATATAAGTAAAGAACAAGTGATCATGAAAATTCAAGATAGCGGCAATGGGTTTATGTATAGTGCTTCAGCAGAATTGCCAACGCTTGGGTTAAAAACAATGCATGAGCGAATAAAAAGATTAAATGGAAAACTATCTGTTACAAGCAGCATAGGAAACGGAACGGTTGTGGAAGTATCCATTCCTCTTTCATAA
- a CDS encoding response regulator codes for MKIKILIADDHHVVRKGLVFFLQTQPDLEIVGEASNGEKALKLATSLDPHIVLMDLSMPVLDGIEATKELKKQAPHIKIMILTSFSDQDHVIPALEAGASGYQLKESDPDELVAAIRKLMNGENQLHPKVTKHLLTRLTKSSEKKVNFIDHLTKREKDVLKEIAKGKSNKEIGASLHITEKTVKTHVSNILSKLGVQDRTQAALYAVQHGIS; via the coding sequence ATGAAAATAAAGATTCTAATCGCAGATGATCACCACGTCGTCCGAAAAGGACTTGTCTTTTTCTTACAGACGCAGCCCGACTTAGAAATTGTAGGAGAAGCTTCTAACGGGGAGAAAGCTTTAAAGTTAGCGACATCCCTAGATCCCCATATTGTTTTAATGGATTTATCCATGCCGGTTCTCGACGGAATCGAAGCAACAAAAGAATTAAAAAAACAAGCACCCCATATAAAAATCATGATTTTGACAAGCTTTTCAGATCAAGATCACGTGATACCAGCACTAGAAGCAGGAGCTTCAGGCTATCAGCTAAAAGAAAGTGATCCAGATGAACTTGTAGCAGCTATTCGAAAGCTAATGAACGGAGAAAATCAGCTTCATCCAAAAGTCACCAAACACTTGCTAACACGGTTAACCAAAAGCAGCGAAAAGAAAGTCAATTTTATTGACCACTTAACAAAACGAGAAAAAGACGTATTAAAAGAAATTGCAAAAGGTAAAAGTAACAAAGAAATTGGTGCTTCCTTACATATTACAGAGAAAACAGTAAAAACACATGTATCTAATATTTTATCGAAGCTTGGTGTTCAAGACCGTACACAAGCTGCTCTATATGCTGTTCAGCACGGAATTTCCTAA
- a CDS encoding NADPH-dependent FMN reductase, translating into MNILIINGSPRETGRTTQVTRELHKSYQSSFLDLSKLSLPIFTGDNHQYETEEVQMLIEKIEKADAILLATPEYHGAMSGALKNAFDFLNSAYFAHKPVALLAVSGGGKGGINALNNLRTVTRALYANVLSKQLVLDPADIMEQGTLRKNAADGIHELVNELILYTQVSKQILEAKQNV; encoded by the coding sequence ATGAACATACTTATTATTAATGGAAGTCCTAGAGAAACAGGCCGAACAACACAAGTGACGAGAGAGCTTCACAAAAGCTATCAAAGTTCTTTTCTAGATTTAAGTAAATTATCGCTTCCTATATTCACAGGTGATAATCATCAGTATGAAACAGAAGAAGTACAAATGCTGATTGAAAAAATAGAAAAAGCAGATGCTATTTTACTTGCGACTCCCGAGTACCACGGAGCTATGAGCGGAGCATTAAAAAACGCGTTTGACTTTTTAAACAGTGCGTATTTTGCGCATAAGCCCGTGGCACTTTTAGCAGTATCAGGAGGAGGAAAAGGAGGCATTAATGCTTTAAACAACCTTAGAACCGTCACTCGCGCTTTGTATGCAAATGTCCTATCTAAGCAGCTGGTATTAGACCCTGCAGACATCATGGAACAAGGGACTTTGCGAAAAAACGCAGCTGACGGAATTCATGAATTAGTTAACGAACTGATTCTTTATACACAAGTATCCAAGCAAATTTTAGAAGCTAAGCAAAATGTGTGA
- a CDS encoding MFS transporter: MKALYKDRRFQAVVAANVLSSIGSGVTMLAIPLLLVASPNGNKLFGMIMLIMTVISFVFTPYIGILIDQMSRKRLLLTVELIGFTTVTLFVIVGFMTDYSTIHYVILYGTGNLYYTFFYPTIFALNQEVFSKDAFQSLNSIMEIQGQLSSMLAGSVASLVITRWSLQWILTVDAATYIAAFLCLLTIPYERSSERSDKKHTAMKEGLAFIKENRSVSIFSLLSFMPFIAVMMTNYLFPIYLTQELKASPAAYGIGSAVYGFGALTAGVFIVSIMKRTGTELAIMLNMSLFAIGISIIFFMKFLPIYFSIVFLLAFANAGTRVARNTFMMQKIPNIIVGRVDSCFRCITLGIRILLISFFTYATANDRIGLAFLGLSLLLLSSAGAGWILYKRKQRKQSALLKSVL; encoded by the coding sequence ATGAAGGCGCTTTATAAAGACCGTCGCTTTCAAGCCGTAGTAGCTGCTAATGTTTTATCCTCTATCGGTTCCGGTGTTACGATGCTTGCAATTCCTTTACTGTTAGTTGCATCTCCAAATGGAAATAAACTATTTGGCATGATTATGCTGATTATGACGGTGATTAGCTTTGTATTTACCCCGTATATCGGCATTCTTATTGATCAAATGTCACGAAAAAGACTGCTGTTAACAGTAGAATTGATAGGTTTTACCACGGTAACGCTATTTGTCATCGTTGGTTTTATGACAGACTATTCAACGATTCACTATGTGATTTTATACGGAACCGGAAACCTTTACTACACGTTTTTTTATCCAACGATTTTTGCTTTAAATCAAGAAGTTTTTTCAAAGGATGCGTTTCAATCATTAAACAGTATTATGGAAATACAAGGTCAGCTATCGAGTATGCTTGCAGGGTCTGTGGCGAGCCTAGTCATTACTCGTTGGTCGCTTCAATGGATTTTAACAGTAGATGCAGCTACGTATATAGCTGCATTCCTTTGTCTATTGACTATCCCATATGAACGAAGCAGCGAACGAAGCGACAAGAAACACACTGCCATGAAAGAAGGGTTAGCATTCATAAAAGAAAATCGCTCAGTATCTATTTTTTCACTGCTTTCTTTTATGCCTTTCATCGCTGTGATGATGACGAACTATTTGTTTCCTATTTATCTAACTCAAGAATTAAAAGCAAGTCCAGCAGCATATGGGATTGGGAGTGCCGTATATGGTTTCGGGGCCTTAACGGCAGGGGTATTCATTGTATCTATTATGAAAAGAACAGGGACAGAGCTAGCGATTATGCTTAATATGAGCCTTTTTGCGATCGGAATATCTATCATCTTCTTTATGAAGTTTCTACCGATTTATTTTTCTATTGTGTTTCTTCTTGCTTTTGCAAATGCAGGTACAAGAGTAGCTCGAAATACGTTTATGATGCAGAAAATACCGAATATCATCGTGGGAAGAGTGGACAGCTGTTTTCGCTGTATCACTTTAGGGATTCGTATTTTACTGATTTCCTTCTTTACGTACGCTACGGCTAACGATCGTATAGGACTGGCTTTTTTAGGGCTTAGTCTGCTTTTATTATCATCCGCTGGAGCAGGCTGGATACTCTACAAAAGAAAACAGCGAAAACAGTCTGCATTGCTTAAGAGTGTTTTATAA
- a CDS encoding DEAD/DEAH box helicase yields the protein MINKTLNKEQLKDSYSSRTYYRGHTYYKQGRVLDLEYNEQTTTWTASVRGAEMYTVMVEQKGNSFYSFCDCPAYHEFSECKHEVAVLLTICDERAKPQPIKTKPFRQSKEYENVNHFIDLFSSYQQTISDHRKYADKDPLKVEFICKSYSEEFLRSEGMYVALEMKVGVDRTYVVKNIQEFLTDAKEFQTHEFTKRFEYDPAEHFFIEEDKKIIELLMDIMTNESFYKNSYSMYRSSANNRELIIPSIVAKELFQLLKDRNFTFIHEGYSYENIIFAESSAPFSFQLNKHPAAGFELDFTELHQASFFDRYGWLFLNGTFYELSQDQRMLLEGLRKTAPLKPVVPIAEEQMGNFLSHVVPGLKKVGKVDIAKEVSHQIIAPELKAKVFIDREDEQLFVTLRYHYGEISINPFSPRSEKYDKILIRDLEKEDRVMDLIETAPLNIYKNQLYLNQDESSLYEFLFHIVPKLDEIADVYITDEMKDYAYTDFSAPVTTVDIKNSNQLLEINFDLGDIDHQTVQDVLKSVLEKKSYHRLDNGAFIPLENEGFEHIQNLFRELNVTEKDLKDNSLQVPLYRGMQVEEIMSAGDKSAAKFGSAFKRLLTQLKSPEEMDWEVPESLQASLRDYQYNGFKWFKSLSHYSLGGILADDMGLGKTLQSIAYILSEKDHGEDSSAFLIVVPASLIYNWRNELEKFAPNLTVQTITGTPSEREEKLKRTADVWITSYPTLRQDIDLYQPLHFHALILDEAQSIKNHTTKTAVAVRTISAKKRFALSGTPIENSLDELWSIFQTILPGLFPGLRQFKNMSSQQVSRIVRPFLLRRVKKDVLKELPDKIETTHLSELTKEQKELYVGYLEQLKSSLAGEDFNKNRMKILAGLTRLRQICCHPSLFVENYEGYSSKLEQLLEITRNAVANGKRLLIFSQFTSMLHIIREELQKENLSYFYLDGQTPSKERVEMADRFNNGEQDIFLISLKAGGTGLNLTGADTVILYDLWWNPAIEEQAAGRAHRIGQKNVVQVIKLISQGTIEEKIYDLQQKKKELIEQVIQPGETMLSSLTEEELRELLSM from the coding sequence ATGATAAATAAAACATTAAACAAAGAACAATTAAAAGATTCGTACTCAAGCAGAACGTACTATAGAGGACACACGTATTACAAGCAGGGACGTGTGCTTGATTTGGAATACAATGAACAGACCACTACGTGGACAGCATCCGTTCGAGGTGCAGAAATGTATACGGTAATGGTTGAACAAAAAGGAAATTCTTTTTATTCATTCTGCGATTGTCCTGCTTATCACGAGTTTTCAGAATGCAAACACGAAGTAGCTGTTTTATTAACCATTTGCGATGAGCGAGCAAAGCCGCAGCCAATTAAAACGAAGCCTTTTCGCCAAAGCAAAGAATACGAAAATGTAAATCATTTTATCGATTTATTTTCGAGCTATCAACAAACAATAAGCGACCACAGGAAATATGCAGATAAAGATCCGTTGAAAGTAGAATTTATTTGCAAGTCTTACTCAGAAGAATTTTTACGTTCAGAAGGAATGTACGTAGCCCTTGAAATGAAAGTGGGCGTCGACCGGACGTATGTAGTAAAAAACATTCAAGAATTTTTAACAGACGCTAAAGAATTCCAAACTCATGAATTTACTAAGCGCTTCGAATATGACCCTGCGGAACATTTTTTTATAGAAGAAGATAAGAAAATCATTGAGTTGCTGATGGATATTATGACGAATGAGTCATTTTATAAGAATTCCTATTCCATGTATCGTTCGTCTGCAAATAACAGAGAACTAATCATTCCATCCATCGTAGCCAAAGAGTTATTTCAATTGCTCAAAGATCGGAACTTTACATTTATTCATGAAGGGTATTCATATGAAAATATTATCTTTGCTGAAAGCTCAGCTCCGTTTTCGTTTCAATTAAACAAACACCCGGCAGCTGGATTTGAGCTAGACTTTACGGAACTTCATCAAGCTTCGTTTTTTGATCGATACGGTTGGTTATTTTTAAATGGGACGTTTTATGAGCTATCTCAAGATCAGCGTATGCTTCTTGAAGGGCTTCGGAAAACGGCACCTTTGAAGCCAGTCGTACCTATTGCAGAAGAGCAGATGGGCAATTTTTTATCTCACGTCGTCCCAGGACTAAAAAAAGTGGGGAAAGTGGATATCGCAAAAGAAGTATCCCATCAGATTATTGCACCTGAACTAAAAGCAAAAGTATTTATTGACCGTGAGGATGAACAGCTGTTTGTGACGCTTCGGTATCACTACGGAGAGATTTCGATTAATCCATTTTCACCCAGGTCTGAAAAATACGATAAAATCTTAATACGAGATTTAGAAAAAGAAGATCGCGTTATGGACTTAATTGAAACGGCCCCTTTAAACATTTATAAAAACCAGCTGTATTTAAATCAAGACGAATCATCTCTATATGAATTTTTGTTTCATATTGTTCCAAAGCTTGATGAAATAGCGGATGTGTATATTACGGATGAGATGAAAGATTATGCATATACGGATTTTTCGGCGCCGGTAACAACGGTTGACATCAAAAACAGCAATCAGTTATTAGAAATTAATTTTGACTTAGGAGACATTGATCATCAGACCGTTCAAGATGTTTTAAAATCCGTCTTAGAAAAGAAAAGCTATCATCGTCTAGATAACGGCGCGTTTATCCCTCTTGAAAACGAAGGCTTTGAACATATCCAAAACCTGTTTCGTGAGCTGAACGTAACGGAAAAAGACTTAAAGGATAACTCATTGCAAGTACCTTTATACAGAGGGATGCAAGTGGAAGAAATTATGAGTGCGGGTGATAAATCAGCTGCTAAGTTTGGCTCAGCATTTAAAAGATTACTCACACAGCTTAAATCCCCAGAAGAAATGGACTGGGAAGTGCCAGAATCCTTACAGGCATCCCTGCGTGATTATCAGTACAATGGGTTTAAGTGGTTTAAATCTCTGTCTCACTACTCTTTAGGAGGCATATTAGCTGATGATATGGGGCTTGGAAAAACGCTTCAAAGCATTGCCTATATTTTATCTGAAAAAGATCATGGTGAAGATAGTAGTGCCTTTTTAATTGTTGTGCCAGCTTCCTTGATTTATAACTGGCGCAACGAATTGGAGAAATTTGCACCGAATCTAACGGTTCAAACCATTACAGGAACGCCAAGCGAGCGGGAGGAAAAGTTAAAACGAACAGCTGACGTATGGATTACATCTTATCCAACGCTGCGTCAAGATATTGATTTGTATCAGCCTCTTCATTTTCATGCTTTAATTCTAGATGAGGCTCAGAGTATTAAAAACCATACAACGAAGACAGCAGTAGCTGTGCGGACTATTTCAGCTAAAAAACGTTTTGCGCTAAGTGGTACGCCTATTGAAAACTCACTTGATGAGCTTTGGTCAATTTTCCAGACCATTCTTCCGGGTTTATTTCCAGGGCTTCGCCAGTTTAAAAACATGTCATCTCAGCAGGTCAGTCGAATTGTAAGACCGTTTTTACTACGACGAGTAAAAAAAGATGTGTTAAAAGAACTGCCTGATAAAATTGAAACAACGCATTTATCTGAGCTGACTAAAGAACAAAAAGAGTTATACGTAGGCTATTTAGAGCAATTAAAATCATCTTTAGCCGGTGAGGATTTTAATAAAAATCGAATGAAGATCTTGGCCGGATTAACAAGGCTTCGCCAGATTTGCTGTCATCCTTCTTTATTCGTTGAAAATTACGAAGGGTATTCAAGCAAATTAGAGCAGCTGCTTGAGATTACAAGAAATGCAGTTGCGAACGGAAAACGCTTGTTAATTTTTTCTCAATTTACAAGCATGCTTCATATTATTCGAGAAGAGCTTCAAAAGGAAAACCTCTCATACTTTTACTTAGACGGTCAAACGCCATCAAAAGAACGAGTGGAAATGGCGGATCGGTTTAATAATGGAGAACAAGACATTTTCTTAATCTCATTAAAAGCCGGAGGCACAGGCTTAAATTTAACAGGAGCCGATACAGTTATTTTATATGACTTATGGTGGAACCCCGCTATTGAAGAACAAGCGGCAGGCCGAGCACACCGCATTGGTCAAAAAAATGTTGTGCAGGTCATCAAGCTTATTTCTCAAGGGACTATCGAAGAAAAAATTTACGACTTGCAGCAAAAGAAAAAAGAACTTATCGAACAGGTTATTCAGCCCGGAGAAACGATGCTTTCTAGTTTGACAGAAGAAGAGCTTCGAGAACTGCTTAGTATGTAG
- a CDS encoding MtnX-like HAD-IB family phosphatase — MKKWAFVSDFDGTISRKDFYWIVIEKYFPEGEELFHRWKAGEMKDIDFLSTVFQSIHQEEPQILEEVANIPIDEYVPAFIKAVQKNGGDFYILSAGTTYYIKPILDKYGVEEVEVYSNEGYFHQNNVHLRLDPTHRWHSERYGIDKSTVIQELKEAYETIYFAGDSEPDSHPAKYADVTFAKDSLQDLLREQNVPFVPVDTFKDIEQYLIQHNVIKKA, encoded by the coding sequence ATGAAAAAATGGGCGTTTGTATCAGATTTTGATGGAACGATTTCAAGAAAAGATTTTTACTGGATTGTGATTGAAAAGTATTTTCCAGAAGGTGAAGAACTTTTCCACCGATGGAAAGCAGGAGAAATGAAAGATATTGATTTTTTATCTACTGTTTTTCAATCCATTCACCAGGAAGAACCGCAAATTTTAGAAGAAGTAGCGAATATTCCAATTGATGAATACGTGCCCGCTTTTATTAAAGCTGTTCAGAAAAACGGCGGGGATTTTTATATTTTAAGCGCTGGAACGACGTACTATATTAAACCGATTTTAGATAAATACGGTGTTGAAGAAGTTGAAGTTTATTCGAATGAAGGATATTTTCATCAAAATAATGTTCATTTGCGTCTAGACCCTACTCACAGGTGGCATTCAGAACGCTACGGCATTGATAAATCTACTGTTATTCAAGAACTAAAGGAAGCATACGAAACGATTTATTTTGCTGGAGACAGCGAGCCGGATTCGCATCCGGCAAAATATGCAGATGTCACATTTGCAAAAGATTCTTTGCAAGATTTACTGCGTGAACAAAACGTTCCCTTTGTTCCTGTTGACACATTTAAAGATATTGAGCAATATTTGATACAACATAATGTAATAAAAAAGGCATAA
- a CDS encoding acetyl-CoA C-acyltransferase translates to MYQAAVVKAKRTVIGKENGVLKDFHVQELAAPLLKQLSAGIEHEIDDIILGNVVGPGGNVARLSALEADLPFSIPGMTIDRQCGAGLDAIRMASYLIKAGAGTCYLAGGVESTSTSPFEKRARFSPDKIGDPDMGIAAENVAQQYNISKEQQDRYALLSHERSWESFEKRLFEEETLHLPNVMQDEAFMKKRNITKLLEKVSPVFLKKEGTVTAVTSCGINDGACITLVMEEKKARALGFQPVLRFIDADISGVSPLYPAIAPVSAIKNILKRNSLTVDDIDLFEINEAFAVKVVACMQELGISEKKVNIRGGALTLGHPYGASGAILATRLFYESKRRDMRYVIAALGSGGGIGTAVLFEVIK, encoded by the coding sequence ATGTATCAAGCAGCAGTTGTAAAAGCGAAGCGTACAGTCATTGGAAAAGAAAACGGTGTACTTAAAGATTTTCATGTTCAAGAGCTAGCGGCTCCTTTATTAAAACAGCTTAGCGCTGGAATCGAACATGAAATTGATGACATTATTTTAGGGAATGTTGTAGGTCCAGGAGGAAACGTAGCTAGGCTCTCAGCTTTAGAAGCAGACCTCCCTTTTTCTATCCCGGGAATGACTATCGATCGTCAGTGCGGAGCTGGCTTAGATGCGATTCGAATGGCCAGCTATTTGATAAAAGCGGGCGCTGGAACGTGTTATTTAGCTGGAGGTGTTGAAAGTACAAGCACCTCTCCTTTTGAAAAAAGAGCACGTTTTTCTCCTGATAAAATTGGTGATCCTGACATGGGAATCGCAGCAGAAAACGTAGCTCAGCAATATAACATATCTAAAGAGCAGCAAGACAGGTACGCTCTTTTAAGTCATGAAAGAAGCTGGGAGTCTTTTGAAAAGAGATTGTTTGAAGAAGAAACCCTTCATCTTCCGAACGTGATGCAAGATGAAGCATTTATGAAAAAACGAAACATAACAAAGCTGCTTGAAAAAGTCAGCCCCGTCTTTTTAAAAAAAGAAGGCACCGTCACCGCAGTCACCAGCTGCGGAATCAATGACGGAGCCTGCATCACACTTGTGATGGAAGAGAAAAAAGCACGAGCCTTAGGATTTCAGCCAGTTTTACGCTTTATCGACGCTGACATTTCAGGAGTGTCACCTCTTTATCCAGCTATTGCACCGGTTTCAGCTATTAAAAACATCCTGAAGCGAAATTCTCTTACGGTAGATGATATTGACTTATTTGAAATCAATGAAGCCTTTGCTGTTAAAGTTGTCGCTTGCATGCAAGAACTGGGGATATCAGAAAAGAAAGTGAATATTCGTGGAGGGGCATTGACGCTAGGACACCCGTACGGAGCATCAGGAGCTATTTTAGCTACGCGTCTTTTTTATGAAAGCAAGCGCCGGGACATGCGATATGTAATAGCTGCTTTAGGGAGCGGAGGCGGAATAGGAACAGCGGTATTATTTGAAGTGATCAAATAA
- a CDS encoding biotin transporter BioY, whose product MKTKDMTYVALFTAVMGALGLVPPIFLSFTPVPITLQTMGVMLAGGILGARLGALSQFIFLCLLAAGVPLLAGGRGGIGVFLSPSAGYIIGYVFAAFFIGWTLSKLKNVTVAKAFAVNVLFGIVLVYACGIPVQAMQLHIPFLKSLQLSFVYLPGDCIKAVVAAYLITKVRKVVTVPGRSNTASM is encoded by the coding sequence ATGAAAACAAAAGATATGACGTATGTCGCATTATTTACGGCTGTAATGGGAGCACTGGGGCTTGTTCCTCCTATTTTTCTATCATTTACTCCCGTTCCTATTACTCTTCAAACGATGGGAGTTATGCTGGCAGGAGGTATTCTTGGGGCTAGGTTAGGCGCATTAAGCCAATTTATTTTTTTATGTTTACTAGCAGCTGGCGTTCCTTTACTTGCTGGAGGGCGCGGAGGAATTGGCGTATTCTTGAGTCCGAGTGCTGGATATATCATAGGCTATGTGTTTGCAGCTTTCTTTATTGGCTGGACGCTATCTAAGTTAAAAAATGTAACGGTTGCAAAGGCGTTTGCCGTCAATGTGTTATTTGGCATTGTGTTAGTATATGCATGTGGCATTCCTGTGCAGGCAATGCAGCTTCACATTCCGTTTCTGAAGTCTCTTCAGCTAAGTTTCGTTTACCTTCCAGGTGACTGTATAAAAGCAGTGGTTGCGGCTTATTTAATTACAAAAGTTCGAAAAGTAGTAACGGTACCTGGCCGTTCTAACACAGCTTCTATGTAA